A single region of the Lysinibacillus sp. FSL W8-0992 genome encodes:
- a CDS encoding AbrB/MazE/SpoVT family DNA-binding domain-containing protein, with product MKSTGIVRKVDDLGRLVIPKELHRTLGIDNGDPAEIFIDGDKIVIKKYKPNMECAVTGEISEDNLVLLGGKLILSIEGAKQLINEIDLK from the coding sequence ATGAAAAGTACCGGTATCGTTCGCAAGGTAGATGATTTAGGGCGTTTAGTAATTCCAAAGGAGCTACACCGCACGTTAGGGATTGATAATGGTGATCCAGCTGAAATCTTTATTGATGGTGACAAAATCGTTATTAAGAAATACAAGCCTAATATGGAATGTGCCGTCACTGGTGAAATATCAGAAGACAATCTTGTTTTACTAGGAGGCAAATTAATTCTAAGTATTGAAGGCGCGAAACAACTTATTAATGAAATTGATTTGAAGTAG
- a CDS encoding host-nuclease inhibitor Gam family protein yields MVNPLREYELEAPAREIVEGEQTEETKQRYEITNLESLNWAFRQIANAQAELKKNQALADAEFDRIKRWKEDESKSHLNTVEFFQHLIAEYHTKELAENPKKKTISTPYGKSKSTTSKAQPDKADEEQLIKFAEENKLPFVEKVTTKTLQWGELKKTLKVVEKDGEQIVVDENGQVVSGAKVKPQTTTFKVEI; encoded by the coding sequence ATGGTTAATCCATTACGTGAATACGAACTTGAGGCGCCAGCACGTGAAATTGTGGAAGGTGAACAAACAGAAGAAACTAAACAACGTTATGAAATTACCAATCTCGAAAGTCTAAATTGGGCTTTTCGTCAAATTGCTAATGCACAAGCGGAGTTAAAGAAAAATCAAGCTTTAGCAGATGCTGAATTCGACCGCATCAAACGTTGGAAAGAAGATGAATCGAAATCGCATCTTAATACAGTTGAATTTTTCCAACATTTAATTGCCGAATACCATACAAAAGAATTGGCTGAAAATCCGAAGAAGAAAACAATTTCTACGCCATATGGTAAATCAAAATCAACAACTTCAAAAGCTCAACCTGATAAAGCAGATGAAGAACAACTTATCAAATTTGCAGAAGAAAACAAGTTACCGTTTGTTGAAAAGGTTACGACTAAAACTCTTCAATGGGGTGAGTTAAAGAAAACACTCAAAGTCGTTGAAAAAGATGGTGAACAAATTGTTGTTGATGAAAATGGTCAAGTTGTTTCAGGTGCCAAAGTTAAACCACAAACTACTACTTTCAAAGTAGAAATATAG